A window of Pecten maximus chromosome 12, xPecMax1.1, whole genome shotgun sequence genomic DNA:
GACATGTCTTGTGAATGGTTCATTCAATAGTTGAAAAAATTACTATGCTAAAAAGCACAACAACATAGGAAgcaaattttgtttattttcagcaAAATATTGTGTCCAAAAATGGCTACCGCATTTGTTAGTAAGCTATTAATCTTGTGCCCAGTGGCAACACACACTGCTTTTGTTACATAGGAAATTGACAATATCTCCTTATCAAATTGACAATATCTCAACAGTTAGATTTATTCTATTTCTGATATTGATTTATCTTATGCGATATCTACGATACATTTCTACACGtgaatatacaattatattacttctttcaattttgtttaaattccaAACATGTGTATAATTGTCAGCGAACagaatttaaattaaaacataatattttgaTGTCGCTGCAACATagattaaaagtaaataaataaaaaaaatacatgtatgaaatatgaaattaaactTTATAGGTAGACATGAAATTGGAATTATCAGTAACCGGATCAAAGAAATGCAGATATAATATGTCAGTtgttgtcaataaaatataccGGTATTCCAAAGCGTCACTACGCCACTAATTACTTAAAATGTTATATAGTCTACCCTCGGTCATACCTTATTTAACGCCCTGGAGATCAAGGCATCTGAATAAAAGGAGTCACGCATAAACTTTCTTTAAACACGCTACATTAACTTTTATAAATTACGTTTTTTACAAGTAGCAGTAGATAACTATatattaaaatttatatatacgattttaatatcaaagtgcggagtaaatatacatgatattatTCTTTTTACAATAACACCGTTTTATCtctttaaaatatgtatattacaaagTATTATCAATAAAACGCTCTGGTGGTTTTGAACACTAGAAAAGCAAAGTGATAGCAATCCGTAAAAACTCTACATATATTAAACCACACCGCATAACGATATACAAATCTGTTTACACCCCGAAGGAATGAACTTGAGAAGTGATATTAGGGATCGGAGATATCACGAGGACAGTTTTCCCGGGGGTTGGTGCTCGTGGAGATGTGTGGGAAACAAAGGAGGATAAAAGTGTGTTTGGATCCTCATAGGGCTGCTTATACGACAGGCGCGTTAAGCGGTGACGCTGGGACCACGCCCCCCTCCCGTTGACGGTCGGATTGGCGCCTGCTGCTCCCGAGCTCTGCTCTCTCTTTCTGTGTCCCGGCATCGTTGATATACAACTAACAATGAAAAACTGATATTCTATACTGACGGTAATTGATCATTCTCAAATAGGGGCGAAATAACAAGTGTGACTTTTAAATCAGTTGAATTCATCTACCTCTAAATAAACAGTAACCGACGACTGGGGCCTGATACTCTCATAGCCCGATAACCCTTATACTCTCACATTGTCAATGAAACTGACAGGTCTTTTTATACAGGGCTGCGTGGATTTCACCCGTTCGAGTGTTTCAAATTAGCCCCTGTTTGCTAGTACACCCCATCTTTCCACGCATGAGTGAGTTTTAACCATACACATTGTATGGTGATCATCTAACTTCCATTACACATCAATTTGTAGGCTCACCAATGATGACTTTCTAACTCCGTGACGTCACTTCCGGAAGAGTACATATGGAGCACCATAACACCCCGGCGTTGTGCTTGACTTGTATCAGTGTGTATGGAGGACGTCGGATGGTTCGCTCGGTTTTTTATGTACACTATTTTATGAAGACAACTTTGAAATACACAAGAAATACGGTTAAGACCGTGGATATTAAGACAGTCTGGATGGTGTCAGCGTTAACTTAAAACGGATGATTCACACagtttaaaaacttttttttttgtttagtGAATTTATATTCACTTCAGATTATTTTTCAAGATGCATCCTACATCATTAACAACAAGTTCTAATTCAGCTTTTAGTAAATTGAACTCTGGAAATGATAAACCAGAAATACAGAATACTGGAGAAATGACTGAGATTAATAATGTTCCAACAGAAAAATCACCCACAACTTTATTACAATCATCATCGAAATTATCATCTTCATCGTCATCAGCACCGGGACAGAAACAAGTGCTAAAATTTAGTGTGGACTCAATAATGTCGGAAAAGACATCTCCAACAAATACTCTCCAGGAGGACAGAGAGCAATCCGACTCACCTCATTCAGTCAGTTCCGATGAAGGAAGTTGTACAGAATCTCCGAAACTTTCCACATCTTCCATGGGACCTTTTAGTATGGATGGAATATTAAACAAACACCACTCTATAATGAGAAATTCGGACAGTTCTAATGCACCCTCATCACTTATGTCTCATGTCCCGTCGGACGGGCGGTGGCCCGGATTTTATACCGCAGCATCTTTTCCCTGGCTCCCCGGGGCAACTTTGTCACCCCCAAAAGGTAAGCCTTCTCCATCCGTTATAGAAAGCGTAATCAATTCTCCGATATAAAGGGCATTTACTATTTATTTTGctcaatataaacaataaaaagtaATCAACATAATCATGATAAGAAAGTTATATGTTATCAAATCTAGTTTCCATTTAAATTATAACGTTTGTTTATCATAATTCAACAGTTACACATAACATTAAAAATTGTACTATTTAATGAATGCATTTTCTTTTTAACAAGTAGTACGTATacattattttcagaaataaacaaacactgTTTAAAAAATAAGTTCCGTATatgattcaaaattttaaaatacttaAGTTAGAGTAAATATATCGGATTGCAGAGAATATGTTATTTTTCTTTGTaatattcaaatttcatttggtCTAATTTGAGCGGTGTTAGTGATCAATGATATTTAAATCTCACCGAATCCTTATTTTAAGAGGTAATTTGAATACGTATTTGAAGATTTCCATTgtaattcaaatatattaaaatgtacattataagaCAATTCAATTGTACAGATTTTAAACGTTATGGTCGCTGGAATAACTCTCATTCTGAGTAAGGGACATTGTTGCTGTAAGGCTTAATTTTGATTACGTTTTTATCTTGGGATAAAATTTCACTAAAAAAGcaatacctgtatgatatataactaatataaaCTGATCAGAATATCAATTTATCTGAATCCCCTATTCAAGTGAAGAGTAtctatttttaaattaaatcaaatgtGCAGGTAATATTATATTACAAAGCGAGATACCCTCTATCTGAAATCTGAATGTTAATGGGTATATGTATGAGATAAGTATTGTAATTTTTTCTAATATAAACACTTCATATGAAATTATAAAATCTATTTTAGGGTATTACAGATGTTATTTTCTTTAAAGCTAAGATATGCACTCTAAGAATAAATTATAGATAAAGAATATGACAACATGAGTTACAGATTTGAATGATCTTtctctttataatatatatttagatacatgtataaaacgttggaaaataaaatgtctaaaCAATTGATATTAGAATTCAGAATTTGCCAACCTAAATGCTAAATGCAGTCCATTTCCGTATTATGTAcgtaaaatataaatacagtcTATATTTTGGTTAAGATCTCCATTTACGTGTATACACTTTTTGCTTGTCTTTATTATAAGCTAATTGTTTATTAAAATCCAGTTTTCTGAAATAATAAAAAGTATAGAAAGCTCATCAATGTATCCGAATAAGaatgaaatttataaaatagataatgtatgtatgtatgtatgtatgtatataatatatataaggatttatttttttcgGCGGGATAATGATGATGTTCTTTAAAGTCGGCAATATCTGTATAATAGTTATTCAACACAAAGGAacaaattacattatttatctacattatatatactgacaataggtgtgcacatatatcattatattagtatataacaaacacatttgTTGTTATTAACGACGTCACGTGAATCAGTTCTATACCCCATTAGTAGTTCTTAATCCCGTACCTTTCAACActgattaat
This region includes:
- the LOC117339626 gene encoding homeobox protein MSH-A-like — translated: MHPTSLTTSSNSAFSKLNSGNDKPEIQNTGEMTEINNVPTEKSPTTLLQSSSKLSSSSSSAPGQKQVLKFSVDSIMSEKTSPTNTLQEDREQSDSPHSVSSDEGSCTESPKLSTSSMGPFSMDGILNKHHSIMRNSDSSNAPSSLMSHVPSDGRWPGFYTAASFPWLPGATLSPPKGPSSPARINPQKCTLRKHKTNRKPRTPFTTSQLLALERKFRQKQYLSIAERAEFSASLNLTETQVKIWFQNRRAKAKRLHEAELEKLKMASKPMLPPHIGVTFPAAAALYNGHFGRPQGFPQSLMSPFSYSLPAGGNIGMVYHH